The following proteins are co-located in the Streptococcus downei MFe28 genome:
- a CDS encoding bifunctional methylenetetrahydrofolate dehydrogenase/methenyltetrahydrofolate cyclohydrolase: MTAKIIDGKALAKKMQGQLAEKVAQLKDQHGIVPGLVVILVGDNPASQVYVRNKERSALAAGFTSETVRLSDSISQEELLALIEKYNQDPAFHGILVQLPLPSHINDKRVILAIDPKKDVDGFHPMNTGHLWSGRPLMVPCTPAGIMEMLREYEVDLEGKNAVIVGRSNIVGKPMAQLLLDKNATVTLTHSRTRHLDRVCKRANLLIVAIGQRNFVTKDYVKEGAVVIDVGMNRDDDGKLIGDVKFDEVAQLASLITPVPGGVGPMTITMLLEQTYQAALRSVSL; this comes from the coding sequence ATGACAGCAAAGATCATTGATGGCAAGGCTCTGGCCAAGAAAATGCAGGGCCAGTTGGCAGAAAAAGTAGCCCAGCTAAAAGACCAGCATGGAATCGTTCCAGGTCTGGTGGTTATTCTGGTCGGTGATAATCCTGCTAGCCAGGTTTATGTCCGCAATAAGGAGCGCTCTGCTCTAGCTGCTGGCTTCACCAGCGAAACCGTCCGCCTATCGGATAGTATCAGCCAGGAGGAGTTGCTGGCTCTTATTGAGAAGTATAATCAGGATCCAGCCTTCCATGGGATTCTGGTCCAGTTGCCCCTCCCTAGCCATATTAACGACAAGAGGGTCATTTTGGCCATTGACCCCAAGAAGGATGTCGATGGTTTTCACCCCATGAACACCGGCCACCTCTGGTCAGGCCGTCCTCTCATGGTTCCCTGCACGCCAGCTGGCATCATGGAAATGCTGAGGGAGTATGAGGTTGACCTAGAAGGCAAGAATGCCGTCATCGTTGGTCGTTCTAATATTGTCGGCAAGCCTATGGCCCAATTGCTCCTGGACAAGAATGCGACCGTCACCCTGACCCACTCTCGCACCCGTCATCTGGATCGGGTTTGTAAGCGGGCCAATCTCCTGATTGTTGCAATCGGTCAGAGAAATTTTGTGACTAAGGATTATGTCAAAGAAGGGGCAGTCGTGATTGATGTCGGTATGAACCGTGATGATGATGGCAAGCTGATTGGTGATGTCAAGTTCGACGAAGTGGCTCAACTGGCCAGTCTCATTACGCCTGTTCCCGGTGGTGTTGGCCCTATGACCATCACCATGCTCCTGGAACAAACCTATCAAGCAGCCCTGAGAAGTGTGAGCTTATGA
- the feoB gene encoding ferrous iron transport protein B produces MTEIALIGNPNSGKTSLFNLLTGTTQHVGNWPGVTVERKSGQVKTLPGVNVQDLPGIYSLSPYSPEEKIARDYLLSNHADAILNVVDATNLERNLYLTTQLIETGLPVTLALNMSDVLKSQGRTINSEKLAYQLGLPVIATSALKNTGVDKAIKKASQTTKARVDDIQYPTYDDKFEAALAQIIQVLGQTVPQRSNRFYAIKLFERDKLITSEVNLSPFQKLEIDDIIKITEEIFTEDSETIVVNQRYAFIERVCQMAQSQDDDIKMTLSDKIDKIVTNRILALPIFALVMFLVYYLSIQTVGTMGTDWVNDVLFGQYIPDLVTQFLQDLHVADWLQSLIVNGIVAGVGTVLGFLPQIFVLFVCLGILEDIGYMSRIAFVMDRIFRRFGLSGKSFIPMLISTGCGVPGIMASRTIENERDRRITIMTTTFMPCSAKLSIIALIAGAFFPDSPWVAPSTYFMGMLAIIFSGISLKKTSFLGGYTSPFIMELPSYHLPKARAVLRYATGKALSFVKRAGTIIFSLTVLIWFLSSYNFTFQAVETDQSILASLGRLLAWIFTPLGFGNWKATVAALTGLAAKETVVATFGILYHNPDATETSKALWTSLQGDYTALAAYSFLTFNLLCAPCFAAIGTIRREMGNLKWTLLAIGFQTGLAYLVSLVIYQLGLVFLYDQAFSLWTGLAFLIIGLMLYFILRKPRQIKEEVISLDNLPLADRT; encoded by the coding sequence ATGACAGAAATTGCCCTTATTGGTAATCCCAACAGCGGTAAGACCAGTCTCTTTAACCTCTTGACGGGGACCACTCAGCATGTGGGAAATTGGCCCGGCGTTACCGTTGAGCGAAAGAGCGGTCAGGTGAAAACATTGCCAGGGGTCAACGTCCAAGACCTGCCAGGGATCTATTCCCTTTCGCCCTATAGTCCAGAAGAAAAGATCGCTAGGGATTATCTCTTAAGCAACCATGCCGATGCTATTTTAAATGTCGTGGATGCCACAAATCTGGAGCGCAATCTCTATCTGACTACCCAACTGATTGAAACGGGCCTTCCAGTCACTCTAGCGCTCAATATGAGCGATGTACTCAAAAGCCAAGGTAGGACTATTAATAGCGAGAAGCTTGCCTACCAGTTAGGCCTGCCGGTTATTGCTACCAGCGCTCTAAAAAATACAGGTGTGGACAAAGCTATTAAGAAGGCCAGCCAAACAACCAAAGCTAGGGTGGATGACATCCAGTATCCGACCTATGATGACAAGTTTGAAGCGGCCCTGGCTCAGATTATCCAAGTACTGGGGCAAACGGTTCCCCAGCGCTCCAATCGCTTCTATGCCATTAAACTTTTTGAACGAGATAAATTGATCACTTCCGAAGTCAACCTTTCTCCTTTTCAAAAGTTAGAGATTGACGACATCATCAAGATTACCGAGGAAATCTTCACCGAGGATTCAGAGACTATCGTGGTCAACCAGCGCTATGCCTTTATCGAACGCGTTTGTCAAATGGCTCAGAGTCAAGATGATGACATCAAAATGACCCTGTCGGACAAGATTGATAAGATTGTCACCAATCGCATTTTGGCCCTGCCAATCTTTGCTCTGGTCATGTTCCTGGTTTACTACCTCTCCATTCAGACGGTGGGTACCATGGGGACAGATTGGGTCAATGATGTTCTCTTTGGCCAATATATCCCTGATCTTGTGACCCAATTCCTTCAAGACCTGCATGTGGCAGACTGGCTCCAATCCCTGATTGTCAATGGGATTGTTGCTGGTGTCGGAACGGTACTAGGTTTTCTGCCTCAGATTTTTGTCCTCTTTGTCTGTCTGGGCATTCTGGAAGATATCGGCTATATGAGCCGAATTGCCTTTGTCATGGATCGCATTTTCAGGCGTTTTGGCCTTTCGGGTAAATCCTTTATTCCCATGTTGATTTCAACAGGCTGTGGGGTGCCAGGTATTATGGCCAGTCGGACCATTGAAAATGAGCGGGACCGCAGGATTACGATTATGACAACGACCTTCATGCCTTGCTCGGCTAAATTGTCCATCATCGCTCTGATTGCAGGGGCCTTCTTTCCCGACAGTCCCTGGGTGGCTCCAAGCACCTACTTTATGGGAATGCTGGCCATCATCTTTTCGGGAATTTCCCTCAAGAAGACTTCTTTCCTAGGTGGCTACACCAGTCCCTTCATTATGGAGCTACCTAGTTACCATCTGCCTAAGGCTAGAGCGGTTCTGCGGTACGCAACTGGCAAGGCTCTGAGCTTTGTCAAGAGGGCTGGGACCATTATTTTTAGCTTGACGGTTCTGATTTGGTTCCTGTCTTCCTACAATTTCACCTTCCAAGCGGTCGAAACGGACCAGAGTATCTTGGCCAGTCTCGGCCGTCTCCTAGCCTGGATTTTCACACCCCTGGGCTTTGGGAACTGGAAGGCGACTGTGGCAGCTCTGACAGGTCTTGCGGCCAAGGAAACCGTGGTGGCTACCTTTGGGATTCTCTACCACAATCCAGACGCGACGGAAACCAGCAAGGCTCTCTGGACCAGCCTCCAAGGGGACTATACAGCCCTGGCGGCCTATTCCTTTTTGACCTTCAACCTCCTTTGTGCCCCTTGTTTTGCGGCCATCGGAACCATACGCCGGGAAATGGGCAATCTCAAGTGGACCCTCTTGGCCATTGGCTTTCAAACAGGCCTAGCCTACTTGGTCAGTCTGGTTATCTACCAGTTAGGGCTAGTCTTTCTCTACGATCAAGCCTTTAGCCTGTGGACAGGCCTAGCCTTCTTGATTATTGGGCTCATGCTCTACTTTATCTTGAGAAAACCACGCCAAATCAAGGAAGAAGTCATTAGCTTAGACAACCTTCCCTTGGCTGATCGAACTTAA
- a CDS encoding Dps family protein gives MSNSVEAIANQEAQRAQNLSGSRPKTKAVLNQAVADLSKAYSIVHQVHWYMRGRGFLHLHPKMDEYMDALNANLDEISERLITLGGDPYSTLAEFDQNSNLTEEKGTWDKSMEDHLRRLVEVYTYLDKLYQVGLDVTDEEGDAPSNDIFTAAQADVEKTLWMLQAELGQAPGLD, from the coding sequence ATGTCTAATTCCGTAGAGGCAATTGCCAATCAAGAGGCTCAAAGAGCTCAAAATCTTTCAGGTTCTCGTCCCAAGACCAAGGCTGTCCTCAACCAAGCTGTTGCGGACTTATCCAAGGCTTATTCCATCGTTCACCAAGTCCACTGGTATATGCGAGGACGTGGTTTTCTCCATCTGCATCCAAAGATGGACGAATACATGGATGCCCTCAATGCTAATTTGGATGAAATCAGCGAACGGTTGATTACCCTGGGAGGCGACCCTTATTCAACCCTAGCTGAATTTGACCAAAATTCCAACCTGACTGAGGAAAAGGGGACTTGGGACAAATCCATGGAAGACCACCTGCGTCGCTTGGTAGAAGTCTATACTTACTTGGATAAACTTTACCAAGTCGGCCTTGATGTGACTGATGAAGAAGGCGATGCCCCAAGTAATGACATCTTCACAGCAGCTCAGGCAGATGTTGAAAAAACTCTCTGGATGCTCCAAGCCGAACTTGGCCAAGCCCCAGGCTTGGATTAA
- a CDS encoding ROK family glucokinase — protein sequence MAKKLLGIDLGGTTIKFGILTTQGDVQEKWAIETNILEEGKHIVPDIVESLKHRLSLYNLTKDDFIGIGMGSPGAVDRDKKTVTGAFNLNWAKTQEVGSVIEKEVGIPFAIDNDANVAALGEAWTGAGGNNPDVILVTLGTGVGGGIIADGNLIHGVAGGGGEIGHINVQPQDGFECTCGNKGCLETVASATGVVRLARLLAEAYEGDSKIKAAIDNGDSVSSKDIFQAAAAGDKFADSVVEKVAYYLGLATANLGNTLNPDSIVLGGGVSAAGEFLRSRVEKYFLQFAFPAVKTSTKIKIAELGNDAGIIGAASLARKFA from the coding sequence ATGGCTAAGAAATTATTGGGAATTGACCTCGGTGGGACCACCATCAAGTTTGGCATTCTAACGACGCAAGGAGATGTCCAAGAAAAATGGGCGATTGAAACCAATATCTTGGAAGAAGGCAAGCACATCGTACCTGATATTGTCGAGTCCCTCAAACATCGTCTGTCACTCTACAATTTGACCAAGGACGATTTTATCGGTATTGGTATGGGTTCGCCTGGCGCTGTTGACCGGGATAAAAAGACCGTGACAGGAGCCTTCAACCTCAACTGGGCCAAGACTCAAGAAGTTGGTTCGGTCATTGAAAAGGAGGTTGGCATTCCCTTTGCTATTGACAATGATGCCAATGTCGCTGCCTTGGGTGAAGCCTGGACAGGAGCTGGTGGCAATAATCCTGACGTGATTTTGGTGACCCTCGGAACTGGTGTCGGTGGTGGCATTATCGCTGATGGCAACCTCATCCACGGGGTTGCTGGTGGCGGTGGTGAAATTGGCCATATCAATGTTCAACCTCAGGATGGTTTTGAGTGTACCTGCGGTAATAAAGGCTGCTTAGAAACCGTGGCCTCTGCAACTGGTGTCGTCCGACTGGCTCGCTTGCTAGCGGAAGCCTATGAAGGCGATTCGAAAATCAAGGCCGCTATTGATAATGGCGATAGCGTCAGCAGCAAGGATATCTTCCAGGCTGCAGCAGCTGGGGATAAGTTTGCGGATTCAGTTGTCGAAAAGGTGGCCTACTACCTAGGCCTAGCAACTGCAAATCTGGGCAACACCCTCAATCCAGATTCCATTGTTCTGGGGGGCGGGGTTTCAGCGGCTGGTGAATTCCTTCGCAGTCGGGTCGAAAAATACTTCCTGCAATTCGCCTTCCCTGCTGTTAAGACCTCAACAAAGATTAAGATTGCCGAGTTGGGAAATGATGCCGGCATCATCGGTGCAGCTAGTTTAGCCCGCAAATTCGCTTAA
- a CDS encoding prepilin peptidase, with product METLLILLLGASLGSFLGLVVDRFPEKSILWPRSHCDSCGQTLAIWDLIPIVSEMANGFRCRFCSAKIPVSYCLLETACALAFYLGWVGGLSWTQVFLVMLSLTLSLYDLKNQDYPLIIILLAGLVTLFFWGSNTTALVLLLLGILAQILPLGIGEGDLYYLALLALTLDLPSLLWLIQLGSLLAILFIISHKEKRAVPFLPFLSLAYLVELGLMEMG from the coding sequence ATGGAAACACTTTTAATTCTCTTACTAGGAGCCAGTCTAGGCTCCTTTCTGGGTCTGGTGGTCGACCGCTTCCCAGAAAAATCAATTCTCTGGCCCCGCAGTCATTGCGACTCTTGTGGTCAAACCTTGGCCATTTGGGACTTGATTCCCATTGTCTCGGAAATGGCTAATGGCTTTCGTTGCCGTTTTTGCAGTGCCAAAATCCCTGTCAGCTATTGCCTTTTAGAAACCGCTTGTGCCCTGGCTTTCTATCTTGGCTGGGTAGGTGGATTGAGTTGGACACAAGTCTTTTTGGTCATGCTCAGCCTGACCCTCAGCCTCTACGACCTGAAAAATCAAGACTATCCCTTAATCATCATTTTATTGGCAGGGCTAGTCACACTATTTTTCTGGGGGAGCAATACCACCGCCCTAGTCCTTCTCCTCTTAGGAATTTTAGCGCAAATTCTTCCCTTGGGCATTGGCGAGGGCGACCTCTACTACCTGGCCCTCTTGGCCTTGACCCTCGACCTGCCTTCCCTGCTCTGGTTGATTCAGTTGGGGAGCCTCCTAGCCATTCTTTTTATCATCAGTCACAAAGAAAAAAGAGCAGTTCCTTTCCTGCCCTTCTTGAGTCTAGCTTATCTGGTGGAGTTGGGTTTGATGGAGATGGGGTGA
- a CDS encoding DUF6036 family nucleotidyltransferase — MKKEDITLEVIGVGGFVLEYYNLRGTQDVDAFYQENTKILSIIKQVGDKFGVNEPDELWLNNSVSNLNKVPPKSACKVIYNFSNLKVLIPTLIYIVGMKMESGRNRD, encoded by the coding sequence ATGAAGAAGGAGGATATTACTCTAGAAGTTATCGGTGTTGGAGGTTTTGTCCTAGAGTATTATAATTTACGCGGAACACAAGATGTTGATGCCTTCTACCAGGAGAATACTAAGATTTTAAGCATTATAAAACAGGTGGGTGACAAGTTTGGCGTCAATGAGCCAGATGAACTTTGGTTGAACAACTCTGTATCCAATCTGAATAAGGTACCGCCAAAATCAGCTTGCAAAGTCATCTACAATTTTTCTAATCTCAAGGTCTTAATTCCGACTCTTATTTACATAGTAGGAATGAAAATGGAAAGTGGAAGAAATCGGGATTGA
- a CDS encoding ferrous iron transport protein A: MILQEADLNKSYQIASINLPEVSLRHLANLGLKVGTTLKVLSKTKSSAIIVLKANRLAFDTSILANIDVTELSEEQETLPLSDLEVGQSAYIDNILALNEAKRRLMDMGLTRHTKIYLRKVAPLGDPIEISLRGYELSLRKSEAQMISVVRSKDQEED, from the coding sequence ATGATTTTACAAGAGGCGGATTTGAACAAATCCTACCAGATTGCCAGCATTAATCTACCAGAAGTTAGTCTGCGCCATCTGGCTAATCTGGGCCTCAAGGTAGGCACGACTCTTAAAGTTCTTTCCAAAACCAAATCCAGCGCTATTATCGTCTTAAAGGCTAATCGTCTGGCTTTTGATACCTCGATTTTGGCCAATATTGATGTGACCGAGCTGTCCGAGGAACAGGAGACTCTCCCTCTGTCTGACTTAGAGGTAGGTCAGTCTGCCTATATTGACAATATCCTTGCCCTCAATGAAGCCAAACGTCGCCTGATGGATATGGGCCTGACTAGGCATACCAAGATTTACCTCCGTAAGGTTGCTCCTCTAGGCGACCCTATCGAAATTAGCTTGAGGGGTTATGAATTATCCCTGAGAAAGTCAGAAGCCCAAATGATTAGTGTCGTTAGAAGTAAGGATCAGGAGGAGGATTAG
- a CDS encoding rhodanese-like domain-containing protein — protein MSQMLINWILVAVILLGFIAWATWRYFRIRRAAKFINNSEFQELMHQGQIIDLRGSKAFQDQHILGARNFQIQQFKESLSSLRKDKPVLLYDNMRGQAIQRAVPILKKAGYTQVYVLESGFENWNGKTK, from the coding sequence ATGTCACAAATGCTCATTAATTGGATTTTAGTCGCTGTCATCCTACTTGGCTTTATCGCCTGGGCAACTTGGCGCTATTTTCGGATTCGTCGTGCTGCCAAGTTCATTAATAATAGCGAATTTCAAGAGCTCATGCATCAAGGACAGATTATTGATTTGCGAGGCTCCAAAGCTTTTCAGGACCAACATATCCTAGGGGCACGTAATTTCCAAATCCAACAATTCAAGGAATCTCTATCTTCCTTACGCAAGGACAAGCCTGTCCTCCTTTATGATAATATGCGGGGCCAAGCCATTCAAAGGGCAGTCCCCATCCTCAAAAAGGCTGGTTATACTCAGGTTTATGTCCTAGAATCTGGCTTTGAAAACTGGAATGGCAAGACCAAGTAG
- a CDS encoding YqgQ family protein, producing the protein MKTLYDVQQLLKRFGIIVYLGKRLYDIEMMKIELERLYQSGLLEKEDYLTAELILRREHRLEKERLEAKGNNHG; encoded by the coding sequence ATGAAAACCTTGTACGATGTTCAGCAGTTGCTCAAACGCTTCGGTATAATCGTTTATCTGGGCAAGCGGCTCTACGATATTGAAATGATGAAAATTGAGCTAGAGCGACTTTACCAGTCGGGCCTTCTAGAAAAGGAGGACTATCTGACAGCGGAGTTAATTTTGCGACGGGAGCATCGCTTGGAAAAAGAAAGACTAGAAGCGAAAGGTAACAATCATGGCTAA
- a CDS encoding NAD(P)H-hydrate dehydratase yields MMIDEKVLKNLIQPRPLKSHKGTFGRALLIGGLYPYGGAIIMAALATVNSGAGLVTVASAPANIPALHSHLPEAMAFDLADQALLTQQIHSSHVILIGPGLGDSPLAQKGLDLVLSQVQANQTLIIDGSALDLLAKKDQISWPTQKIVLTPHQKEWERLSGIEISQQNQENAREALAHFPSQTILVAKSHQTTIYDQTGQVAQLTVGGPYQATGGMGDTLAGMITGFVAQFREDLFKSVAGASYLHSAIADDLAQDAYVVLPTRISQEIPSWMKKMSEED; encoded by the coding sequence ATGATGATTGATGAAAAAGTCCTTAAAAATCTTATCCAGCCCCGTCCCCTTAAGAGTCATAAGGGGACTTTTGGGCGTGCCCTCCTCATTGGTGGCCTCTACCCCTATGGTGGTGCCATTATTATGGCTGCCCTAGCGACGGTCAATAGCGGAGCTGGTTTGGTGACGGTGGCTAGTGCCCCTGCCAATATCCCAGCCCTGCATAGTCATCTGCCGGAAGCCATGGCCTTTGACCTAGCTGATCAGGCCCTCTTAACTCAGCAAATTCATTCCAGCCATGTCATCCTGATTGGCCCAGGACTGGGAGATTCCCCTCTGGCACAGAAAGGCTTGGATCTAGTTTTGAGTCAAGTGCAAGCAAATCAAACCCTGATTATTGATGGCTCAGCCCTAGATTTACTGGCCAAAAAAGACCAAATTAGCTGGCCTACGCAAAAAATAGTCCTAACCCCTCATCAAAAGGAATGGGAGCGCCTCTCAGGTATCGAAATTTCCCAACAGAATCAAGAAAATGCTAGGGAAGCTCTGGCCCACTTTCCCAGCCAAACCATCCTAGTGGCCAAGTCCCATCAAACGACAATCTATGACCAGACTGGCCAAGTCGCTCAATTGACAGTCGGGGGTCCTTATCAGGCAACCGGTGGCATGGGCGATACCCTAGCAGGTATGATTACGGGCTTTGTCGCCCAGTTTAGGGAAGACCTCTTTAAGAGCGTGGCAGGAGCTAGTTACCTCCATTCAGCCATCGCCGACGACCTAGCCCAAGATGCTTATGTTGTCCTCCCAACCCGTATCAGCCAGGAAATTCCAAGCTGGATGAAGAAGATGAGTGAGGAGGATTAG
- a CDS encoding FeoB-associated Cys-rich membrane protein, producing the protein MSTYIIAGLIALAVIAGLRHYIKQKGSCGDCDCACPVKEEMHKHQKLS; encoded by the coding sequence ATGTCAACCTATATTATTGCAGGTCTGATTGCTCTGGCTGTCATCGCAGGTCTGCGCCATTATATTAAACAAAAGGGTTCCTGTGGGGACTGCGATTGTGCCTGCCCCGTCAAAGAAGAAATGCACAAGCACCAGAAACTCAGCTAG